A window of Macaca mulatta isolate MMU2019108-1 chromosome 7, T2T-MMU8v2.0, whole genome shotgun sequence genomic DNA:
tttagtatagagatggggtttcaccatgttggccagtctggtctccaggtgatctacccaccttggcctcccaaagtgctgaggttacaggcatgagccaccgcgcctggccaggtgattaaaataattttttaagaggtGCTCAGCTATCTAGAAAACCATCCTAgattcatttattctttgaggAACACATacattctctccctcctctctcacacacacagtctctAAAATATACATAAACTTAATATCACACTTTTCCACTCctagaagtattttattttgggggcTAGCAGAGATGTTAAAATATCTAACATGTCCTTGATATATTAATGGTAGCACATAAAATTTGgcgtaaaatttaccattttctaGGGACTGACTATTACTCAGCAGCTTTGCCTGCCTTCTTTCCAAGGCCAGTTGTTTATTTCTCTCAATTCTTTGTTGTTGCTCTTCTGTTAGGCTTCTACTTGACTCAGAAGCAAATATCTCACTTTCAGATGAGTTTGTCAGAAAGGGATCTAATTCAGTAGCAGTTACATCATGTTCATTATTTTCCGCAACTTCATCTGCAATAGAAAAGAAACGGTACATCTGCAGTGTTAGACTAGTTAGAGAAGGGCTTCTCATTgaaaaaggatttaaagtggCACGGTGCCAGACCTGAAGAAACAATTTGTGAGGTATAAGAATGTTGTGAATACATGCTTGATtcaattaaataagaaatatttataattcagTTTAAAAAGGCATGTTAagtcaaatgaaaatacaatttaaaatatgcatgaaggccgggcacggtggctcacgcctgtaatcccagcactttggtaggccaaggcgggtggatcacaaggtcaggagttcaagaccagcctggtcaacgtggtaaaaccccatctcaactaaaaatataaaaaaattagctgggcacggtggcacatgcctataatcccagctactcgggaggctgaggcaggagacttgcttgaaccgggacctgggaggcagaggtagcagtgagcaagattgcatcgcaccactgcattccagcctaggctacagagcaagactctgtctcaaaaaaaaaaaaaaaaaaagaaaagaaaagaaaggaaaggaaacaaaaagttctTGGTtgtaattagaaatattttatgcttGGCCTAATCAAAGAGCTTAAGGAATCCAAACCATATTCTTGTTCTACATTAAACCAACACATTTCAATAGTTTCCCAGTGACTATATGGgaaaaggttattttattttattttattttttgagatagagtttcactcttgtaacccaggctagagtacaatggctcgatcttggctcactgcaacctccacctcccaggttcaagtgattttcctccatcagcctcccaagtagctgggattacaggcacccaccaccatgcccagctaatttttgtatttttagtagaaacagggtttcactatgttgaccaggctggtctcaaattcctgacctgaggtgatccacttgcctcagcctctcaaagtgctgagattacaggcgtgagccaatgcatcCAGCCAGTAAAAGGTAAGTTTATATAGACATTATCTTTTGTAGAGTTAAacacagacaaatgaaaaaagaaatttaaaaatctatggacatatttccaaatgaatttctttttaaattcagtgtGGTTTACATTATAAGTAACAAATTCTTAAAGCCCTGTAAACCAGTTAACTCAAGGTAGGATGTCCCCAAAATGATCCACAGTGGTATGAAAGTAAATAATAGATCttccatttatatttcatttaagaaTTAAGAAGAACTATGTTTTagtaacacatttaaaataagacTGGCAGTTGTTAACTGTCCCTTGTCCTTATGATAGTTACTGTCTGATCTGTGAGCCACTCTATAGGCAAGATCCACACTGTAAAAGGGTGGAGAATGGGGCCCCTACTCACTTTACAATTTCAGATATACAGCTGTTTCTGATTGCCCAGTCAAATAAACTTACGGATTTCATCTTACTTTAACCAAACAACCCCAACAAAATGAACAAGTGTTAGGTTAAAAAGATtctacaaaataacaaaatgtctGTAAGTAGAATAGAAgcacaagcaaaataaaaaaacagcagAGCTGACACTTTACCTTCTATCTACATCATTcatattatgaaattttaaaaaaagataggccaggcacggtggctcaagcctgtaataccagcactttgggaggccaagacgggcggatcacaaggtcaggagatcgagaccatcctggttaacacggtgaaaccccgtctctactaaaaaaatacaaaaaaactagccgggcatggtggcgggcgcctgcagtcccagctacctgggaagctgaggcaggagaatggcgtaaacccgggaggcggagcttgcagtgagctgagatccggccactgcactccagcctgggcgacagagcgagactccatctcaaaaaaaaaaaaaagataaacccCATCACATCTGACAAGTTGGTCAAAACATTCAAGTCACCATTTGAAATATGTCTTTATATATACTATGCTTGTTCTATGTACATATTATGCCTTGAAATATTAGCTAATTATAGAAAAAccatcacaatttaaaaaaatttaagggctgggtgtggtggctcatgcctgtaatcccagcattttgggaggctgaggcaggcagatcacaaggtcaggagatcgagaccatcctggctaacacggtgaaaccctgtctcttcttcaaaaaatacaaaaattagccaggcatggtggcaggcgcctgtagtcccagttactcaggaggctgaggcaggagaatggcgtgaacctgggaggcagagctggcaggaagccgagatcgcgccactgcactccagcctaggcgacaacagcaagagtccgtctcaaaaaacaaacaagcaaacaaaaaaacaaatatttaaaacataaagacagacctttataattattttcagtgagatataaaaatcatatgatacTTAATTCCGCCCTTTACAATCAAATTCTCTTTTAAGATTTCTTCCttaatagtgaaaaatgaaaagccACTTTTCCTTCCtgacatggaaaacaaaaatgtagcaAGAAACTAAAATGGCCTCCATTGTCAGGAAATACTGATACAGTATATGTAAGAAACATTGCTGAAGCAGTTAAGAAACAAGCATTAGAGCCACTTatgagccaggcccagtggctcacacctgtaatcccagcactttgggaggctgaggcaggcagatcacctgaggtcaggagttcaagaccagcctgaccaacatggtgaaaccctgtctctactaaaaatacaaaattagccaggcgtggtggcgcatgcctgtaatcccagctactcaggaggctgaggcaggagaattgcttgaaccagggaggcggaggttgtggtgagccaaggtcatgccattgcaccccagcctgggcaacaagggtgaaactccatctcaaaaaaaaaaaaaaaaaaaaaaccacttatgAAACGTGTTTTTAATGTGCTTCCTCTTACAGGGTTGCAGGATTCtaaatcaataacaaaatacataaataactaatttttttttttgttttttcaagagatggggtctcactctgtcatccaggctagagtacagtggcatgatcatagttcactccagcctcaaactccttggacTCAAaggatcctcgtgcctcagccttctaaatagctgggactatgggtgttgACCACTCTGGTCCCtaacttctgggttcaaatgaacTCAAAGAACTAATTTtgactgggcaaggtggctcacgcctgtaatcctggcactttgggaaactgaggcagaaggactgcttgagaacaagagttcaagaccaacatgaccaacacagcaagaccccgtctctattacaaagaatagtggaaaaaaaaaaaaaaaactactttttatgaaccaagaaaagaaaggtatCTTCAGTAGTAGATGACCTatttatataaacaatatattttgtaAGAAGCAGCTGGTTCCTTTGAGTAGGATTAAAATGAgagtgcagcagctcatgcctgtaatcccagcactttgggaaaccaaggtgggaggatcacatggacccaggagtttgagaccagcctgcgaaacatagggagaccccaaccaggcgcgatggctcacgcctgtaattccagcactttgggaggctgaggagggtggatcacgaggtcaggagatcgagaccatactggctaacacagtgaaaccctgtctctactaaaaacacaaaaaattagccgggcgtggtggcaggcgcctgtaatttactcgggaggctgaggcaggagaatggcatgaacccaggaggcagagcttgcagtgagcagagatcctgccactgcactccagcctgggtgatagagcaagactccgcctcaaaaaaaaaaagaaacatagggagatcctgtctctataaaaaagaaaacttggccAGGCAGGTGGTGCACGCCAGTAGtccaaactactcaggaggctgaggtgggaggattggttaagctctggaggtcaaggctgcagagctgtgatcatgccactgtgctccactctgggcgacagagtgaggtcctgtctcaaaaataaataagtaaataaaaatgaaatgaaatttttaaaaattagaagtacACATGAAATTCATTTACTGCAACATTCATTGGCAAGTGATTATGGCAAAGAAGCTAAAGCTAGAAATATTCAATGTGTTACAAGATGCCATCATTGTggtaaaaacaaactaaaacataagtaaactatataaaaattaaagggaAATAAGTGCAATGCAAAAGGAAACAGCACAGGGGAGTCAGAAATGATGGGAGTGGGGATGCAACTATAACAGTGTAATGAGGAGGCTTCACTGAGTTGTCACTTGAGCACGGTTTGAAGAGTGTAAGACAGTGATGCAGACTTGAGGGGTACAAGggaagagtgttccaggcagagtaCAACAATACAAAAGCCTTAGAATAGAAACGTGCCTGAAATGTACAAGGAACAGCtggaggccaagcacagtggctcacacctgtaatcccagcacgttgggaggccaaggcagactgtttgaggccaagagatagagaccagcctggggaacatagtgagatcctgtcactacaaaaattaaatttaggtcaggcgcagtggctcactggctcacgcctgtaactccagcactttgggaggccaaggcgggtggaccacctgagatcaggagtttgagaccagcctggccaacgtgatgaaactcgtttctactaaaaatacaaaaattagctgggtgtggtggtgcgcacctgtaatcccagctactgggaggctgaggcaggagaattacttaaactcaggaggtggaggttgcaatgagccgagatcacaccattacactctagcccaggtgacagaatgagactccttcgcaaaaaaaaaaaaaaaagtacatcgcAAATCGCATCAGTATGGAAGTAAATGTATTTAAGCAACAAATAAAATGGtcaaaacatttttacttttgtggTGCCTGATCAAAAAAATTTGGAGACTATTCTTTTAAGatacaaacaaaatatatcacacaacaaacaaaaatctcagaTTCAGTTCTCTTATTTGTATCCTGTATTTCAGCATGCTTGTAATTCTCTGAACGGTCCAtgttaatttatctttttctttttttttttttgatatggagttttgcccattttgcccaggctggagtgcaatggcaccatctcagctcactgcaacctccacctccagggttcaagcaattctactgtcTTAGCcacccgagtaactgggattacaggcatgtgccaccacgccaggctaattttttgtattttttagaagagatggggtttcaccatgttggccaggctggtctcgaactcctggcttcaagggatccgcccgtcttggcctcccaaagtgctgggattacaagcgtgagccaccgtgccaggccttatttttttttttttttactgccatAGAATATGGAGCCTGAAATCCATGTTAATTTATACCTCTGCATAGGTGGCTCCCTCATTCAAAATCACCTCTGCCTGACCTCTACTGTTCattcaaaatactttttcttctttttcatttctttcttcttcctcccacccccaaatcAAAATTCTTCTGAATCCTCCTTTGTGAAGCtctccctccacctccagggACATGTAACTATGCTCTCCTTTGCATCCCACCCTGTGACCTACTCATACCTCTAATTACACCTACCACACTACTGGCAACGTTGTATGTCTGATTCATTCATTACTGTATTAGCCCACAAAGGGGCCTGATCTTAGTCATTTTTTTATCCTTGAGCTGTATTACATACCGGGCACCTCAAAAAGTAACCCAGAAGTATATGTGGTGGAATTTAGAACTGCAATAACTCATTCCTTTACATATACCAGTCCTATGCCATCAATACATATTTTACCAAGAAATTTAAATCATGAATTATTTAAATCACATTCTTTCACATGTTTGGAAGTAGTTTATAAATAACTTTAGGGAATTCTACATGGAACTTGTATTTTCTTCCGCATctgttaaaagttaaaaaacaaaaacaaacatgtatGGAGCCATCGCACAGAAAATCTGATAACTATACAGACCCTGTCGGCAGGAACCATCTGTTTTAATGTGTGTGACTGTCTATGGTTGCATTGTACAACTAACAATGCAATCAATACCAGGAACAGTCACATAGGTCTCACTAAAGTCCTATATCCGAGAGCTGCACTCTAAGTGAAATGCAAACTTTCATCATCAAATCATTCTGCCTAATTTCCCAGTACCACTTTATCCAATGGTATCCAATGGTGCATGTGTATATGAACACTTTATcttggtatatatttttattaacaagTGCTATACAGGATCAGTGGGTCACTAGAGTTCTCAAAAGTTCATATTCTACAACAAATTTGATATACAACATTCTAGATGTagcaaggctttttttttttttttttttttgagttagagcctcactctatcacccaggctggattgcagcagcacaatctcggctcactgcaacctccacttcctggattcaagtaattctcccgcctcagcctcctgagtagctgggattacaggtgtacgccaccccacacagttaatttttgtattctcagtacagatggggtttccccatatcggtcaggctggtctcaaactcctgacctccgctcacctcagcctccctgagagtgctgggatcacaggcatgagccaccacgcccagcccactaCCAAGGCATTTTAACATACCTATTTATCGTACTTTACCATACTTtaattatatattcaatataGACTAAGGATCCAGTCCTATAATACTGCCTCCTCTAACTacttctattctttcttttttttttttttttctgacaaggtctcaccctatttattgcccaggctagagtacactggtgtgatcctggttcactgcagccttgaattcctgggttcaagtaatcctcctgcctcaacccccatgagtagctaggacaacaggcatgcaccatcacacctgattaactttttaaaaatttgtatagatggggtctcactaggttgcccagactgatctccaactccaggattcaagtaatcctccctccatggcctcccaaagtactggggttgaTCCAAAAGTAGTGATTTATCTCAATTCAGTCAGTTACAGATCAAActccttgttctactctttcctcccttttcactactgcacttgactagtctttaaaaacaaattaacaagccaggtgcagtagctcacacctataatcccagcactttgggaggccaaggtaggtggatcatgaagtcaggagttcagaaacagcctggccaacatggtgaaaccccatctctacttaaaaaaaactacaaaaattagctgggcatgatggcacgtgcctgtgatcccagctactcgggaggctgaggcaggagaattgcttgaactgggacctgggagacggaggttgcagtgagccgagattgtaacactgcactctagcctgggctacaaagtgagactctgtctcacaaaaaaaaaaaaaaaaaaagttggccaggcccagtatggcttgaggtcaggagtgtgagaccagctaaggcaacacagggagatccccatctttacaaaaatttaaaaattagccaggcacaatggcatgcacctgtagtcccagctacttgggaggctgaggcgggaagatcccttaagcccaggagctgaaggctacagtaagctatgattgtgctactgcactccaaactgggtaacagagcaagattctgtccctaaacatgaaacaaaaaagcaaagtgctgggattacaggcatgagccaccacaccgtgTCTAGAtctatttctaaaagtaaaattgtTATAAAGTAGATAAACCTATATTCTTACCATTATTGCTAACAAAATCTTCATGTAAAATAGGGAGATCAAGTCGAATTCGTTTCAAACAGGtctgaaaatgaaaagagatatttatttttacctctttACCAATAATGTTGGGGGGGGACTAATTTGCTATTAGTTTTCCCTCTCTACCAAGAGATtccaaaatgaacattttaaacagTAATTTAGCCTCAACTAAATCTATCCTACCATTTAGCATTATGAATGATATTTATAATCATCTCAACACTTACCTGAACCTCCTTTTTACTTCCCAGGTATTCAACTCTGTCAATAAAATCCTCAAACTGCAGTTTAGGGAATAGCCTATGTGCCCAGTGCTCCATGTGTCTGATTAGCATCTTCAAGTCTTCAGCCtggcacataaaaataaaaatgctaaacaGGAGTCTCATTCTCACAGCTGACCCTGTCAGCAAGTTTCAGAACTGAAAAGCTATGCCAAAATCACTGGGGTCATTTTGTATTTATAAGGTCAAAAAACTTATAAAAGGAAGtttatgaataagaaaaatattggcCAGACagttgttcacacctgtaatcatagcactatgggaggcctagggggacagatcacttgagctaaggggtttaaggccagcctgaggcaatatggtgagaccccgtattttctaaaaatacaaaatatagccaggcgtggtggtacacacctgtggacccagctattcaggtggctgaagtgagaggattgcctaaacctggggggcagaggttgcagtgaactaagttcacaccaccgcactccagactgggtgacagcgagatcttatgtcaaaaaaaaaaagagagagagagagagaaaattattaaGAACTTAGAGGATTGCAGTCTAAAAGAGTACTGgatacaggtttttgtttttttgttgtttttttttttcagagagagtctcactctctcacccaggctgaagtgcaagggcaaagtctcagctcactgcaacctctgcctcccgggtttaagcaattctcatgcctcagactcccaagtagctgggattagaggcgtgcatcaccatgcccggcctaaattttgtattttttagtagacagtagtttcaccatgttggccagcctggtctcaaactcctggcctcaagtgattcacccaccccggcctcccaaagtgctgggattacagcacgaGCCATGGCACCCCACCTGGATACAGATGCATAAAAATTAGATGAAAACAAATCCAAGTACAAAAACTTAATAAAGTTGGCCaagcgcagtgtctcacgcctgtaatcccagcactttgggaggccgaggagggtagatgacctgagtcaggagttccagatcagcttggccaacatggtgaaaccccatctctactaaaaatacaaaaattagttgggcgtggcggcaggcacctgtaatcccagctacttgggaggctgcggcagtagaatcgcttgaacccaagaggtggaggttgcagtgagccaagatcgagtcactgcactccagcttgggcgacaagagtgaaactccatctcaaaaaaaaaaaaaaaacacttaataaagttaaaagatagtaggccgagtgcagtggctcatgcctgtaatctcagcactttgggaggccgaggtgggcacatcacctgaggtcaggagttcgagaccagtctggccaacatggtgaaaccccgtctatacgaaaaatacaaaaattagccaggtagctgggcatggtggctcacgcctgtaatcccagcactttggaaggccgagacaggcggatcacgaggtcaggagattgagaccatcctggctaacacagtgaaaccccgtctctactaaaaatacaaaaattagccgggcgtggtggcgggcgcctgtagtcccagctactcaggaggctgaggcaggagaatggtgtgaacccgggaggcggagcttgcagtgagtggagatcgcaccactgtactccagcctgggcgacagagcaagactccgtctcaaaaaaaaaaaaatcagccaggtatagtggcgggcacctgtaatctcagctacttgggaggctgaggcaggagaatcacttgaacctgggaggcagaggttgcagtgagcaagatcatgccactgcgctccggcctgggcaacagagtgagactctgtctcaaaacaaaaaataaataaaacaataattttttttaaaaaagtaattaaaaaaaaaaaaaaaaactctacttTAACCCTACCCTCTCCCCACTGCACAGCAACACAGGAGCAACATCTACACCACAGGTTGAAAACTAAAGAATATAttaagaggccgggcacagtggctcatgcctgtaatctcagcactttgggaggccaccaaggcgggcagatcacgaggtcaggagatcgagaccatcctggttaacacggtgaaaccccatctctactaaaaataccaaaaattaaccgggcatggtggtgggcgcctgtagtcccagctactcgggtggctgaggcaggagaatggcgtgaacccgggagacggtgcttgcagtgagaggagatcgcgccactgcactccagcctgggcgacagacaagagagactccgtctcaaaaaataaaacataaaataaaaaataaaataatatattagaaaCACTTGAAAAAGTACAAAACTCTCTAAAAATATACTATCATCTGCAAAAAATTATATCTACACTCCCACATAATTCAAAAATAGACTTCAAAATGTGCATATGTATAGTGACTGACAGTTactaaatgtattcattttttaaccACACGTTACTGACATTTATTATGAACCAAGCATTGTGCCACATCTTGGGGACACATAAGTGATCGATACAGGCAGAGTCCTTGCCCTcatgaaatttaaaatctttGAGGTAGACAAAGTAAATTTTATTCCtctaaattataaagtaaaaactgaGACTTAAAAACACAGGTGTGATTTTCCTATAGACAAGGTTTATGTAGCAAAAAATGAGACAACACAAGACATGCTTTCTAATTCTTCAAACAGTTCCCTGTCTAGTATATCACAACTGTTTCT
This region includes:
- the TIPIN gene encoding TIMELESS-interacting protein isoform X2, producing MKLFLLSHLQPLQRDKTVKELSLMKAEDLKMLIRHMEHWAHRLFPKLQFEDFIDRVEYLGSKKEVQTCLKRIRLDLPILHEDFVSNNDEVAENNEHDVTATELDPFLTNSSESEIFASESSRSLTEEQQQRIERNKQLALERRQAKLLSNSQSLENDMLMNTARAHMVEEVNTDEDQKDESNGLNEDILDNPCNDAIANNLSEEEELKLEETLVDQSFKNVQQQLDATSRNITEAR
- the TIPIN gene encoding TIMELESS-interacting protein isoform X3, producing MLIRHMEHWAHRLFPKLQFEDFIDRVEYLGSKKEVQTCLKRIRLDLPILHEDFVSNNDEVAENNEHDVTATELDPFLTNSSESEIFASESSRSLTEEQQQRIERNKQLALERRQAKLLSNSQSLENDMLMNTARAHMVEEVNTDEDQKDESNGLNEDILDNPCNDAIANNLSEEEELKLEETLVDQSFKNVQQQLDATSRNITEAR